Within Alcaligenes sp. SDU_A2, the genomic segment TCGTGATCTGCAAGGCATTGTCGGGGATATTGATCGGTGGCTGAATAGGATAGCCACCGGCAGTAACAAGCTGACCGTTTTGGTCCACCTGCAGGCTGCCGTCACGGGTATAGGCAAAAGTGCCGTCGGGCATTTCGACCTGCAAAAAACCGCGCCCCTGTATCGCCAGATCCAGCTCGTGGCCTGTGTTCTTCAGATCGCCTTGCGAATGGATGCGCTCGGTAGCCACCGTACGCACACCCGTTCCCACCTGCAGCCCCGAAGGCAACTGATTGGCTGCGCCGACCTGGGCACCGGGCTGGCGCAAGGTCTGGTACATCAAGTCCTCGAACACGGCACGCGTACGCTTGAACCCCACCGTATTGACGTTGGCCAGGTTGTTGGAAATAACGTCCATATTGGTCTGCTGTGCTTCCAGACCGGTCTTGGCAATCCACAGAGAGCGAATCATGAATAATCCTTGCTGCTAAAACCCCATCAACGGGGATCAGCCATTAAATGAAAGTATCGAGTTGGCGCGTTCTTCGCGGGCGCTGGCATCTTGAATGATCTTCATCTGCGACTCGAATCGCCGTGAATTGGCAATCATGGCCACCATGGCCTCGGCCGGGTTCACATTGCTTTTTTCGATAAAGCCAGACACCATGCGCACCGACGGATTGGCCGGTGCCGGTGTACCGTTGGCCTGACGAAACAAGCCATCCGGGCCACGTACCAGCTCCGCAGCGGGCGGATTGACCAGCTTGAGCTGCCCCACCATCTGGATGTCGCGCGGATTATCGCCTGCGCCCAGGGCCGTCAGGCGACCATCGCTGGAAAATGTAACCGTACCGCGATCCGGCACCTCGACAGGCTGACCATCCACGGTCAGAACCGGCAGGCCCGACTGGGTCACCAACTGATTCTGCACATTGACCGAAAGATCCCCTGCCCGGGTATAGGCTTCCTGGCCATTGGGCGCGCGCACGGCAAACCAGCCTTCGCCGGAAATGGCGACATCCAAGGCATGACCGGTCTCGGTCATGGCACCGGGCTGAAAGCGGCTGCCGGGCGTGACCGTAGCCGTCGCCACCCGGGTCTGCGAACCAATCTCGCTGACCACGGGCACGGAACGGTAATGCGCCATCTGTTCGCGAAAGCCCGATGTGCTCAGATTGGCCAGATTGTTCGTAATCACATCCTGTTGTTCCAGGATGCGCTGCGCGCCGTTCATGGCGGTATAGATCAAGCGGTCCATAACGACTCTTAACGCATGTTGACCAGCGTCTGCAGGACCTGATCCTGCGTCTTGATGGTCTGTGCATTGGCTTGGTAGGTGCGCTGGGCAATGATCATATTGACCAGTTCCTGGCCCATGTCCACGTTGGACTCTTCGACCGATTGTCCTTTAATGGTCGCCATGCCATTGTCACCAGGACGGCCCAAAATAGCCTGCCCCGAAGCCCCTGTCTCGGTCCAGGCATTACCGCCTATGGGTTTCAAGCCCTGCAGGTTGCTGAAATCGGCCAGCACCAGCGAACCCAGGCGCTGGGTGACGCCATTGGTATAGGCGGCCACGATGGTGCCGTCGCTGTCGATGGACATGCTGGCATATTCACCGGTGGTATACCCATCCTGATAAGGCTGGCCGGTCGCAAACTCGCCATTGAACTGGGTCGTGCCGGTATAGCGGATATCGAATGTCAAAGGATCGGCAGGCGAATTGGCACCGCCGGGGTTGGGCAGCGTAATCGACACCACGTCCGCACCGGCAGTGGTATTCAAACGGCCTGCCGTATCAAAGGTCAGTTGCGCCTGATGCAGCGCCTGCCCATCCTTGGCGTAATGCACATCCCACACGCTTTCGCCGGCACCATTGGCAGGTCGCTTCACGTAGTACTGCGTAATGTTGTGCGAATTGCCCAAGGAGTCATAGACCAGGTAGTTGAAGGTCTTGCTGTAGGTGGTGTCGTCTTGGGGGTCAAATGTAGTAGTAGGCGCAATACTAGGCGCATCGGCCGGCAGATTCAGCTTCAGATTCATGGTGGTCGTCGCCTTGGGCGCGATATTGCCCGAGGGCACCTGCAAACGCTGCAAGGCATTGGAGCCTTCGCCGTAACCCGTCAGGTAATAGCCCTGCGCATTGACCAGCATGCCTTCCTTATTCGGAAAGAATTGGCCGTTGCGCGAATACACAATCGCGCCGTTGGGCTGCTCCAGTCGAAACAGGCCATTGGCACCGTCGATGGCCATATCGAACTGATTACCTGTGCCGCTGACGTTCCCGACCGTGAACCGCTGATTGACGCGCGACACCTGCACACCCAGGCCGATGCGCGAGTTGGCATAAACATCGGCAAACTGCACTGTCGAGGACTTGTAGCCCACGGTGCCCGAGTTGGCGATGTTGTTGCCGATGGCATCCAGGTTCTGGGAGGCGGCATTCAAGCCGCTCAAGCCTTGTCCGAAGCTCATGAATATTCCTTTTGCTTAACCGTTGAATATGCCCTGTGCGCTGCGCACACGGGTCTTACATAATTTTGCGTATATCCAGCAGGGAGTAAGAACCTGCCAGGCCCAGATCCAGCTTCAAACCACCCGAGGTGTAATCCACACTGCCTACCTTGCCGTACGTCAGGGTTTCCGCCGTCACAGCCTGCCCATCATTGCTGGCCAGCACCTTGGTGGTATAGGCGCCGTCCGCCAAGGGCTGGCCACCGGTGTCCTTGCCATCCCACTCCAGCGCATACACACCGGCCGGTTTGGCACCCAGGTCGTACTCGCGCACCACCTTACCGCTGCTGTCCAGCACCTGAACCAAGGTGGAGCTGGTCGCGCTGGTCAGATCCACACCGAACGGCGTCGCCACTTTCTGGCCATCGGCATCGCTGCCCAGCCTGATCTTGGCACCGGGCACCAGAACCTCCTTGCCTATCATGCCGGCGGCCTGCATGGACTGTGTCACATCGATCTGCCCAGCCACGGCCATCAAGGTATTGTTCAATTGCGTGATGCCATTCACGGTGGACATCTGCGCAATCTGCGACGTGACCTGCGCGTTGTCCATCGGATTGAGCGGGTCCTGATTACGTAACTGAGTCACCAGCAAAGTCAGAAAACGGTCCTGCGTATCGGCCATCAGGCTCTTGTTCTGGGCATTTGCCATGCCCATCGCCGCCGCCGTGGCGGGATCAACGTTGTTATTGACGGTCGTCAAAATCTACTCCCTGGTCAAATTACTGGCCGATGCTCAAGGTGCGCATCATCAGATTCTTGGATGTATTGATGACCTCGACATTGGCCTGATAAGAACGCGAAGCCGCGATCATATTGACCGTCTCGGCCACCACATCCACATTGGGCATCATCACGTAACCTTGTTCGTCCGCATGCGGATTGCCTGGGTCATACTGCAAGCGCCCGGGTGCCGAGCTTTCGCGCACCGCCGCCACCTGCACGCCACCAACAGGACTCTGCCCCTGAGGAGCCAATTGAAAAACCACTTCGCGGGCCTTGTAAGGCTGGCCATCCGGGCCGGCCACGCTGTCCGCGTTAGCAATATTGCTGGCCGCCACGTTCATGCGCTGCGACTGGGCGGCCAGGGCGGAACCGGCGATCTGAAAAATGCTGAGACTGGACATGATTTCTCGCGCTTATTGCTGCAGGGCGGTCATCAGGCCTTTCAGGCGCTGCGACACGAGGCTGATGGTGCTTTGGTAATGCATGGTGTTGTCGGCAAACTGAATACGTTCAACATCCATTTCCACCGTATTGCCGTCGATCGAGGGCTGCACCGGCAAGCGATATAACAACTGATCGGTCGAAGGCGGCGTGATCGCCTTGGCGGGAATATGGCGCGCCGACGTCAACGACAGGCTGGTGTCGGGCAGGCGCGGGGTGCCGCCCGTGCCCAACGCTGCTTTGAGGGTCGCCGCAAAATCCATGTCGCGCGCCTTATAATTAGGCGTGTCGGCATTGGCGATATTGGAAGCCAGCACTTCCTGGCGCTCCTGGCGCACAGCCAGGGCGGTTTGGTAAAACTTCAGGTCAGCACCGATACGATCGATCATGGATTCAAGCGGAAGTCACTATAGCGTTAGAGGTCAGGAGAACAGGCGTACGCCTTTCACCGGCATAACAGCATGGTAGCCAGAGGCGCGCCGCCACAAACCCATGAACAAAACGCTATTTGTCGGCCAGTTCCTTTATTGACGGCACACCCGACTCCGTAAAATGACTTTCATCATGACGCCTACCCGCCTGTTTCCTCTCGTGCTTTTGCCCGCGCTTTTTCTGGCTGCTCCAGCCAGCGCGCAGCAGCAGCAGCAGCAGCAGCAGCCCGCTATACAGTCGGTTCAGGATATGCAGACTCTGGCCCACGACTATCTTCTGTCCCAGGTGCAGATCCTGCCCGGCCAGGCACACATCACCTTGGATGCCTCCCGCCTGCAGGCCATGCCGGCCTGTCAGCAGGCACAGGCGTTTCTTCCCAGCGGTCAGCGTCTGCGCGCCCGCATGAGCGTAGGAATACGGTGCCTGGCCCCACAGCCCTGGAGCAGTTCGGTCAGCGCCACCCTGGCAGTACAGGGGCACTATTACGTCACCAACCGCCGCATCAACCCTGGCGAAACCATTAGTCTGGACGATCTGGTCGCGCGCGAGGGCGATCTGCTTCAGTTGTCGCCCGGCGTGGTGTTTGACCCCAGCCAACTGGTCGGCTATGTCGCCAGCCAACGCATTACCATGGGCGCGCCGATACGCAGTTCGGCGCTGCGCGACCCGCAATCTGTCATGCGCGGGCAAACCGTGCGCACCATCGCGCGTGGTGCCGGTTTCGTGGCCACTGGCGAAGGCCAGGCCCTGCAAAATGGCGCGCCGGGCACCCAGATCCAGATCAAGGCCAGTTCGGGACAGATCATTTCGGCCACCGTCCTGGATGCCTCTACCGTTCAGGTCATGATGTAGAGGCAGAAACAGCCCACCATGCTAAAGTTCCCGCTTCCATCGCCGTTACAAGAACAACGCAAAGAACAGGCCCCACGGAGAAAATCGTGAAAATCACCTCCTCCCCACTCAAAACACCACTAGCCGAGCGCAGCAGCGCCATATCAAGTCAGACACGCAACGCGTATGGCTCCGGCACTGCGGCCTCCAGCCAGGAAGTGGGTTTCAGCGCCGCCGCACGCCAATTGAACTCCTTGCAAGACAACAGCCACGATGTGGACATGCAAAAAGTCCAGGCCTTGCGCGATGCCATCGCATCGGGTCAACTGAAAGTCGACACCAGCCGCATCGCGGATTCGCTGATCGCCACCGCGCGCGATCTTCTCAAGTAACACTGCTCCTGTACGGCCATGTCTTTGCAAACCTGTCTAGCCGACCATCTTCAGACCCTGCCTCAGCTCGAAGCCATCCTGCTCGAAGAAAAGGAATTATTGCTGGGCCAGTTCGAGCCCCAGGAACTGGCGCAACTGACTCTGCGCAAATACCAGGTGCTGGAAAAAATCGAACAATTGGACCAGCAGCGCATCGCCTTGCTGCAAGACAGAGAGCTGGATACCCAATTGCCCGGCTTGCGTCAGGCGGCCGCCCAGGATCAAATTTCGGACATTCTGGATCAAGTGCTGGAGCTAGGCGAACACCTGCGGGCGTTGAACGAAAACAACGGTATTTTGGTCAACACCTTCTTGGCGGACAATCAGCAAGCGCTGGATGCCCTGGCCGCCTTTAGCGGGCGCAGCAACGTCTACGACGCGTCCGGAAAATCACAATCGAGCAGCTCGACGCTCAGCTTCAAAGCCTAAAATCGACCGGCCAGCTCTAAGGTAGATGCAGGCCAGGCGCAGCGGCACCATGCGCCTGAAGCGTCGCTTTTTTGCTTAATGTCGATCGCGCATCACTGCCGCCACACACAAAACATCTGAAAAAAAGCCCTGAAAACAGGGCTTTTTTATTAAGTCACGGCGCACCGTCAGCATGCTCAGCT encodes:
- the flgN gene encoding flagellar export chaperone FlgN, yielding MSLQTCLADHLQTLPQLEAILLEEKELLLGQFEPQELAQLTLRKYQVLEKIEQLDQQRIALLQDRELDTQLPGLRQAAAQDQISDILDQVLELGEHLRALNENNGILVNTFLADNQQALDALAAFSGRSNVYDASGKSQSSSSTLSFKA
- the flgB gene encoding flagellar basal body rod protein FlgB, producing MIDRIGADLKFYQTALAVRQERQEVLASNIANADTPNYKARDMDFAATLKAALGTGGTPRLPDTSLSLTSARHIPAKAITPPSTDQLLYRLPVQPSIDGNTVEMDVERIQFADNTMHYQSTISLVSQRLKGLMTALQQ
- the flgA gene encoding flagellar basal body P-ring formation chaperone FlgA, coding for MTPTRLFPLVLLPALFLAAPASAQQQQQQQQPAIQSVQDMQTLAHDYLLSQVQILPGQAHITLDASRLQAMPACQQAQAFLPSGQRLRARMSVGIRCLAPQPWSSSVSATLAVQGHYYVTNRRINPGETISLDDLVAREGDLLQLSPGVVFDPSQLVGYVASQRITMGAPIRSSALRDPQSVMRGQTVRTIARGAGFVATGEGQALQNGAPGTQIQIKASSGQIISATVLDASTVQVMM
- the flgC gene encoding flagellar basal body rod protein FlgC, encoding MSSLSIFQIAGSALAAQSQRMNVAASNIANADSVAGPDGQPYKAREVVFQLAPQGQSPVGGVQVAAVRESSAPGRLQYDPGNPHADEQGYVMMPNVDVVAETVNMIAASRSYQANVEVINTSKNLMMRTLSIGQ
- the flgG gene encoding flagellar basal-body rod protein FlgG, encoding MIRSLWIAKTGLEAQQTNMDVISNNLANVNTVGFKRTRAVFEDLMYQTLRQPGAQVGAANQLPSGLQVGTGVRTVATERIHSQGDLKNTGHELDLAIQGRGFLQVEMPDGTFAYTRDGSLQVDQNGQLVTAGGYPIQPPINIPDNALQITIARDGTVSVTQPGAAGTSVEVGQLQLSTFINPTGLQSMGENLYIETDASGPANFLQPGLDGAGLVMQEYNETSNVNVAEELVNMISTQRAYEINSKAVSTADQMLARLTQL
- the flgE gene encoding flagellar hook protein FlgE yields the protein MSFGQGLSGLNAASQNLDAIGNNIANSGTVGYKSSTVQFADVYANSRIGLGVQVSRVNQRFTVGNVSGTGNQFDMAIDGANGLFRLEQPNGAIVYSRNGQFFPNKEGMLVNAQGYYLTGYGEGSNALQRLQVPSGNIAPKATTTMNLKLNLPADAPSIAPTTTFDPQDDTTYSKTFNYLVYDSLGNSHNITQYYVKRPANGAGESVWDVHYAKDGQALHQAQLTFDTAGRLNTTAGADVVSITLPNPGGANSPADPLTFDIRYTGTTQFNGEFATGQPYQDGYTTGEYASMSIDSDGTIVAAYTNGVTQRLGSLVLADFSNLQGLKPIGGNAWTETGASGQAILGRPGDNGMATIKGQSVEESNVDMGQELVNMIIAQRTYQANAQTIKTQDQVLQTLVNMR
- the flgM gene encoding flagellar biosynthesis anti-sigma factor FlgM, which gives rise to MKITSSPLKTPLAERSSAISSQTRNAYGSGTAASSQEVGFSAAARQLNSLQDNSHDVDMQKVQALRDAIASGQLKVDTSRIADSLIATARDLLK
- a CDS encoding flagellar hook capping FlgD N-terminal domain-containing protein; its protein translation is MTTVNNNVDPATAAAMGMANAQNKSLMADTQDRFLTLLVTQLRNQDPLNPMDNAQVTSQIAQMSTVNGITQLNNTLMAVAGQIDVTQSMQAAGMIGKEVLVPGAKIRLGSDADGQKVATPFGVDLTSATSSTLVQVLDSSGKVVREYDLGAKPAGVYALEWDGKDTGGQPLADGAYTTKVLASNDGQAVTAETLTYGKVGSVDYTSGGLKLDLGLAGSYSLLDIRKIM
- the flgF gene encoding flagellar basal-body rod protein FlgF; its protein translation is MDRLIYTAMNGAQRILEQQDVITNNLANLSTSGFREQMAHYRSVPVVSEIGSQTRVATATVTPGSRFQPGAMTETGHALDVAISGEGWFAVRAPNGQEAYTRAGDLSVNVQNQLVTQSGLPVLTVDGQPVEVPDRGTVTFSSDGRLTALGAGDNPRDIQMVGQLKLVNPPAAELVRGPDGLFRQANGTPAPANPSVRMVSGFIEKSNVNPAEAMVAMIANSRRFESQMKIIQDASAREERANSILSFNG